In Lentibacillus amyloliquefaciens, one DNA window encodes the following:
- the mgtE gene encoding magnesium transporter: MENSNIEQFFEEELQMFADNEQIDSFRGQFLGMHPYEQASFFIEMPKETRLKIYTYLSPEETADVMEHIELDDIKPLFTEMDPRFAAMVLAEMATDDAVDILNELEKDVVVSLLTLMDDKNASEIKELLHYEEKSAGSIMTTEFISVYEHKTVREVMQFLKAEAPEAETIYYLYVVDEDKHLVGVLSLRDLIISEPDVQIAEMMSEKVLSVSVAKDQEDVAQMIRDYDFLAMPVVDFQNHLLGIITVDDILDVMEEEASEDYSMLAGVSDMDRPKDSAFISAKKRLPWLVILLFLGILTASLIGQFERTLEQVSVLAIFIPLIAGMAGNTGTQALAVAVRGITTGDYGKQGKMKLVAREAGTGLINGIVCGILITVIVYFWQDDFFLGVLVGLSIMATLVIATLAGALVPMLMDRLKIDPAVASGPFITTINDIISVLIYFGLATTFMQYLV, from the coding sequence ATGGAAAACAGCAATATAGAACAATTTTTTGAAGAAGAATTGCAGATGTTTGCGGATAACGAACAGATCGATTCTTTCCGCGGGCAGTTCTTGGGAATGCATCCATATGAACAGGCTTCGTTTTTCATTGAGATGCCGAAAGAAACCCGGTTAAAAATCTATACATACTTATCGCCGGAAGAAACGGCAGATGTCATGGAGCATATAGAGCTTGACGATATCAAGCCGCTGTTTACGGAAATGGACCCGCGCTTTGCAGCAATGGTTTTGGCCGAAATGGCAACAGATGACGCGGTGGATATTTTAAATGAACTGGAAAAGGACGTTGTTGTCAGTCTCTTGACACTCATGGATGATAAAAATGCTTCCGAAATAAAAGAACTGCTTCACTATGAAGAAAAGTCAGCCGGAAGTATTATGACGACCGAATTTATTTCGGTTTATGAGCACAAAACAGTCCGGGAAGTCATGCAATTTCTGAAAGCGGAAGCGCCTGAGGCAGAGACGATTTATTATTTATATGTCGTTGATGAAGATAAACATCTTGTCGGGGTTTTATCACTAAGGGACTTAATCATCTCCGAGCCTGACGTTCAAATTGCGGAAATGATGAGTGAAAAGGTCTTATCTGTATCAGTGGCAAAAGATCAGGAAGATGTGGCTCAAATGATTCGTGATTATGACTTCCTCGCGATGCCTGTTGTTGATTTTCAGAATCATTTGCTCGGTATTATAACCGTCGATGACATCCTGGATGTTATGGAAGAAGAGGCAAGCGAGGATTATTCCATGCTGGCCGGTGTGTCTGATATGGACCGGCCGAAAGACAGTGCTTTTATCTCGGCAAAAAAACGATTGCCGTGGCTCGTTATTCTGCTGTTTTTAGGCATATTGACCGCGAGTCTGATCGGTCAATTTGAGCGAACGCTTGAGCAGGTGTCGGTGCTTGCTATCTTTATTCCATTGATTGCCGGGATGGCCGGAAACACCGGCACACAAGCGCTGGCTGTTGCTGTACGCGGGATTACAACCGGTGATTATGGAAAACAGGGCAAAATGAAACTGGTCGCTCGTGAGGCAGGTACCGGTCTGATTAACGGCATTGTGTGCGGAATATTGATCACGGTGATCGTTTATTTCTGGCAGGATGATTTCTTTCTAGGTGTGCTTGTTGGTTTATCGATTATGGCGACTTTAGTGATCGCGACATTGGCAGGTGCGCTTGTGCCGATGCTGATGGACAGGTTGAAAATTGACCCTGCCGTTGCTTCAGGGCCATTTATTACGACAATCAATGATATTATTTCGGTTTTAATTTATTTTGGTCTGGCAACGACATTTATGCAGTATTTGGTGTAA
- a CDS encoding FtsW/RodA/SpoVE family cell cycle protein — translation MQNRSSFNIDYTLLSILILLGLVSIFTLNIIEPSLPSKYDGSNFWFRQAMWYIAGGVIIGAVMLIDYDRFHQITWFLYGIGVLSLLMLYLKFPSGIIHEANGATSWFSFPVIGTIQPGEFIKVILVLTLAHVIVRHNAKYVDKTFKSDLGLLGKIIALAAPIMFFLMEQPDLGGLLVIAAITGCMILVSGIRWRILLIIFFLGVTAVSLVAAVWIFFPAQVGTFLENLGLGHVASRFTGWLNPDENPDAGYQLLTAMLAVGSGQLFGKGMNNMEVYIPERHTDMIFTAVAEQFGFIGASIVVTLFFLLIYRLIHIAIQSNDAYGSFLITGIIGMFAYQIFQNIGMSIQLLPITGLPLPFLSYGGSSTLTYMLAIGIVLNVHSRTREYMFETRWKN, via the coding sequence ATGCAAAACCGATCAAGTTTTAATATCGATTATACATTATTGTCCATTCTCATTTTGCTGGGTCTGGTCAGTATTTTTACACTGAATATCATCGAGCCTTCATTGCCGTCCAAATATGATGGTTCCAATTTCTGGTTCCGGCAAGCGATGTGGTATATAGCCGGCGGTGTCATTATTGGTGCTGTGATGCTGATTGATTATGACCGGTTCCATCAAATTACCTGGTTTTTATACGGCATCGGTGTCCTGTCATTGCTTATGCTTTACCTCAAATTCCCCTCGGGGATAATACATGAGGCAAACGGCGCAACCAGCTGGTTTAGCTTCCCCGTTATCGGCACCATCCAGCCTGGGGAATTTATCAAAGTCATTTTAGTTCTGACACTTGCACATGTGATTGTCAGACATAATGCCAAATATGTTGATAAAACCTTTAAGAGTGACTTAGGTCTGCTTGGAAAAATCATTGCGCTCGCTGCGCCAATCATGTTCTTTCTGATGGAGCAGCCGGATTTGGGCGGACTTTTGGTCATCGCTGCGATAACAGGATGTATGATTCTCGTATCAGGGATCAGATGGCGAATTTTGTTGATCATTTTCTTCCTGGGAGTGACTGCCGTTTCGCTGGTCGCTGCCGTTTGGATTTTCTTTCCCGCACAAGTTGGAACATTCCTTGAAAACTTAGGTTTGGGGCACGTGGCGAGCCGTTTCACCGGCTGGCTGAATCCTGATGAGAATCCCGACGCAGGTTATCAGCTGCTGACAGCTATGCTTGCCGTCGGATCAGGCCAATTATTCGGAAAAGGCATGAACAACATGGAAGTCTATATACCGGAGAGACATACCGATATGATTTTCACAGCTGTTGCCGAGCAATTTGGTTTTATCGGTGCAAGTATTGTCGTGACACTATTTTTCTTATTAATTTACCGGTTGATTCACATCGCTATCCAAAGCAACGATGCTTACGGCAGTTTTCTCATTACCGGCATCATCGGCATGTTTGCTTATCAGATTTTCCAGAATATCGGCATGTCGATTCAGCTGCTGCCGATCACCGGTCTTCCTTTACCATTTTTGAGCTACGGGGGAAGCTCGACACTGACGTATATGCTGGCAATCGGCATTGTGCTCAATGTTCACTCCAGAACAAGAGAATATATGTTTGAAACAAGGTGGAAAAATTAA
- the prpE gene encoding bis(5'-nucleosyl)-tetraphosphatase PrpE translates to MRYDVIGDVHGCLNELHALFSAMGYKQKDHIYVNPDGRIPVFLGDITDRGPHSVKMIQFVYNMVVKHGKAHYVPGNHCDKLYRYFLGNNVQVRHGLETTVEEYEALPQAEQQMVKSQFMELYDQAPLYLELPDVNAIVAHAGIKGSYIGRNDKKVKNFVLYGDVTGAFYDDGRPVRRDWAQNYHGERWIIYGHTPVMKPRMVHHTINIDTGCVFGNQLTAFRLPEKKTISVPSEQPFIAEKFQYFE, encoded by the coding sequence ATGCGCTATGATGTCATTGGTGATGTACATGGATGTCTGAATGAATTGCATGCACTCTTTTCAGCCATGGGATACAAGCAAAAGGATCACATCTATGTGAATCCGGATGGACGTATCCCTGTTTTTTTAGGTGATATTACCGACCGCGGACCCCACTCGGTGAAAATGATACAGTTTGTCTATAATATGGTTGTCAAACACGGGAAAGCCCATTATGTCCCCGGCAACCATTGCGATAAACTGTACCGCTATTTTCTGGGCAATAACGTCCAAGTGCGGCATGGACTGGAGACAACCGTGGAAGAATACGAAGCTCTGCCACAAGCCGAGCAGCAAATGGTCAAATCTCAGTTTATGGAACTCTATGATCAGGCTCCGCTCTATCTCGAGCTGCCGGATGTGAACGCGATTGTGGCTCACGCCGGAATAAAGGGAAGTTATATCGGACGGAATGACAAAAAAGTGAAAAACTTTGTTTTGTATGGGGATGTGACCGGTGCGTTTTATGATGACGGCCGGCCGGTAAGACGTGACTGGGCGCAGAATTATCATGGCGAGCGTTGGATCATTTATGGCCATACACCTGTTATGAAACCGCGGATGGTTCATCATACCATTAACATCGATACAGGCTGTGTTTTCGGCAATCAATTGACCGCATTCCGGCTGCCGGAAAAGAAGACCATCTCCGTCCCATCAGAACAGCCATTTATAGCGGAAAAATTTCAGTATTTTGAGTGA
- a CDS encoding PLP-dependent aminotransferase family protein, with translation MKNYLFALNESSPKYKQIYEQFKSFIEQGNVKADEQLPSIRQLAESLHVSRNTTLTAYNQLVAEGYIRGEGRKGYFVNPLELSLSQESPILPNKKRVRKEESVRIDFRTDAVDGSHFPLKIWRRIANQVLTLPESFRYGEPFGEVSLREQIAAYLLQSRGVRTDADAIMVGSSTQQMLINLGHILKKDYSGIIVEDPGFDGAREAFQFHDFSLEYLPVYATGADLSQLKQMDSGLIYVTPSHHSPYGVSMSIQQRQTLIGWANKVQGYIIEDDYDSEFRYTGRPFPALASIDSTRVIYLGNFSKSFLPGLRLSYMVLPQRLLNRYKREFLSFESSTSLFSQLTMARFMENGEWNRHIKRMRLVYKRKMEHLVSLLKKHFGQSISIIGEQSGLYILIKINLECSEEWLIERAHHYGVKVRPTSIYFIKNYPDKPMIKLGFSGLSYDEIELGVNLLRKAWL, from the coding sequence ATGAAAAATTATCTTTTTGCTTTAAACGAAAGCTCTCCCAAATACAAACAAATCTACGAGCAGTTTAAATCATTTATTGAACAGGGCAATGTGAAAGCTGATGAACAACTGCCCTCCATTCGGCAACTTGCTGAATCTCTCCATGTAAGCCGTAATACAACCCTAACGGCGTATAACCAACTTGTAGCGGAGGGTTATATTCGCGGAGAAGGACGAAAAGGTTATTTTGTCAATCCATTAGAGCTATCTTTATCCCAGGAATCACCAATCCTCCCTAACAAAAAGAGGGTGAGAAAGGAAGAGTCCGTTCGTATCGATTTTCGGACAGATGCTGTTGACGGATCCCATTTTCCCTTAAAAATATGGAGGCGAATAGCGAATCAGGTCTTAACATTACCTGAAAGCTTTCGGTATGGAGAACCTTTTGGAGAGGTGAGTCTGCGCGAACAAATTGCCGCATACTTACTCCAATCACGTGGGGTAAGAACAGATGCAGATGCCATTATGGTCGGTAGCAGCACACAACAAATGCTTATCAATCTGGGCCATATACTAAAAAAAGATTATTCAGGTATTATCGTAGAAGATCCAGGGTTCGATGGCGCCAGGGAAGCTTTTCAATTCCACGATTTTTCACTTGAATATTTACCGGTATATGCAACAGGTGCAGATCTTTCGCAACTTAAACAAATGGATTCAGGCTTAATCTATGTAACTCCTTCTCATCACAGTCCGTACGGTGTAAGCATGTCCATTCAACAACGACAAACGCTCATCGGGTGGGCAAACAAGGTACAGGGATACATTATTGAAGACGATTATGATAGTGAGTTCCGATATACTGGGCGGCCGTTTCCAGCGCTCGCCTCTATTGACTCAACAAGAGTTATTTATCTGGGAAATTTCTCAAAGTCTTTTCTCCCGGGACTACGTTTAAGCTATATGGTGTTACCACAACGGCTGTTAAACCGTTATAAAAGAGAGTTCCTGAGCTTCGAAAGCTCAACGTCACTTTTTAGCCAACTTACAATGGCTAGATTTATGGAAAATGGGGAATGGAATCGGCATATTAAGCGAATGCGCCTTGTTTATAAACGAAAAATGGAACACCTCGTATCATTATTAAAAAAACATTTCGGGCAAAGTATATCCATTATTGGAGAACAGTCCGGTTTGTACATATTAATTAAAATAAATCTGGAGTGTTCAGAAGAATGGCTAATCGAGCGGGCCCATCATTATGGTGTTAAAGTGCGGCCAACTTCAATCTATTTCATAAAAAATTATCCGGATAAGCCAATGATTAAACTAGGGTTTAGCGGTCTTTCTTATGATGAAATCGAACTTGGTGTAAATCTTTTAAGAAAAGCATGGTTATAA
- a CDS encoding FMN-binding negative transcriptional regulator, whose translation MYIPKHFEIKDEEVIYDIIEENSFATLFSQHQGHPYATHLPLILDKDKRYLYGHFAKPNKQWKDIEEQEVLAVFQGPHCYISSSWYETDKAVPTWNYVSAHVYGKVDIIDGEEMMDSLHQMVLKYEDPNSSYQWDQLDAHFLEGQAKGIVGFKIKIDKIEGKAKLSQNHSAERLKLVISQIEQSTSEDEREIASHMQTILRKKA comes from the coding sequence ATGTATATTCCAAAGCACTTTGAAATCAAAGATGAAGAAGTGATTTATGATATTATTGAGGAAAATAGCTTTGCTACACTATTTTCCCAACATCAGGGTCATCCGTATGCGACCCACCTTCCTTTGATTTTAGATAAAGACAAAAGATATTTGTACGGCCATTTTGCAAAACCGAATAAGCAGTGGAAAGATATAGAGGAACAGGAGGTACTTGCCGTTTTTCAGGGACCGCATTGTTATATTTCGTCTTCCTGGTATGAAACAGATAAAGCCGTACCGACATGGAATTACGTATCTGCTCATGTATACGGAAAGGTTGATATCATAGACGGGGAAGAAATGATGGATTCCCTTCATCAAATGGTGTTGAAATATGAAGATCCAAATAGTTCATATCAATGGGACCAATTGGATGCTCATTTTTTAGAAGGGCAGGCAAAAGGCATTGTTGGATTCAAAATCAAGATCGATAAAATCGAAGGAAAGGCAAAGTTGAGTCAAAATCATTCTGCTGAGCGATTAAAGCTTGTTATTTCACAAATTGAACAATCCACAAGTGAGGATGAGAGGGAAATTGCATCTCATATGCAAACAATTCTTAGAAAGAAAGCTTGA
- a CDS encoding trans-sulfuration enzyme family protein codes for MRFETKAIHSGRQVDKTTSSVTMPIHLSTTFERAADGSYPNEFVYSRENNPNRHVLEDCLTSLEDGHDSVAFASGMAAITSLIEALPADKPRRVIMPSDMYFGIRSLLSDTDIGTNFDFDIVDMTNLNNVEKAINRAPTGLVWIETPSNPLLKVTDIEAVAQIAQEAGAYTVVDNTWATPVLQRPLRYGVDFSLHAVTKYIGGHSDLMIGAAIAKSDSPMLANLRAWQHAKGAVPSPFECWLALRGVQSLAQRMATHCSNTSAIADFLVHHPSIEAVHYPGLAEHPGHHIAARQMSSFGGMLSFQVKGGWDASMAVAAKVQLFTRATSLGGTHSFIEHRASVEGSTTMAPSNLLRVSIGLEHVDDLKEDLLQALE; via the coding sequence ATGCGTTTTGAAACAAAAGCCATTCACTCCGGACGGCAGGTTGACAAAACAACGAGCTCGGTCACCATGCCAATCCATCTCTCTACGACATTCGAACGAGCTGCAGACGGCTCATATCCAAATGAATTTGTATATAGCCGTGAAAATAATCCTAATCGTCATGTCTTGGAAGACTGCCTCACATCACTTGAGGATGGACATGATTCCGTCGCCTTCGCATCAGGGATGGCAGCCATCACATCATTAATCGAAGCGCTTCCTGCCGATAAACCGCGCCGGGTGATTATGCCAAGCGATATGTATTTTGGGATTCGTTCCCTTCTTTCAGATACGGATATCGGAACAAATTTCGATTTTGACATTGTAGACATGACAAATCTCAATAATGTTGAGAAGGCGATAAATAGGGCACCAACCGGTCTGGTTTGGATTGAGACACCTTCTAATCCACTTCTGAAAGTTACTGATATTGAAGCAGTGGCACAGATAGCGCAAGAGGCCGGTGCGTATACCGTTGTTGACAATACGTGGGCCACTCCAGTTCTCCAGCGTCCGCTTAGGTATGGAGTTGATTTCTCACTTCATGCTGTGACCAAATATATCGGTGGGCATAGTGATTTAATGATTGGTGCAGCTATCGCAAAATCCGATAGCCCTATGTTAGCCAATTTGAGGGCTTGGCAGCATGCAAAAGGTGCAGTGCCTTCTCCATTCGAATGCTGGCTTGCTTTGCGCGGCGTTCAATCGCTTGCCCAGCGTATGGCGACACACTGTTCAAATACCTCGGCAATTGCGGATTTTTTGGTACATCACCCAAGTATCGAAGCCGTTCATTATCCCGGTCTTGCTGAACATCCGGGACATCATATTGCAGCACGGCAAATGAGTTCATTCGGCGGTATGTTGTCCTTTCAGGTAAAAGGCGGCTGGGACGCGTCAATGGCTGTTGCTGCAAAGGTACAATTGTTTACCCGTGCTACAAGTCTGGGTGGAACGCACAGTTTCATTGAGCACCGTGCTTCAGTTGAAGGAAGCACAACGATGGCTCCATCTAACCTATTACGTGTATCGATCGGGCTCGAACATGTGGATGACCTCAAAGAAGATTTATTACAGGCTCTGGAATAA
- a CDS encoding DMT family transporter has translation MAWFILIIAGLFETFAVAMINQLSVKQNWQTVVLIIFGLGSALGLLSYSLQTITMGTGYAIWTGISVVGSSLVGMFYFGESKSWKRMLFITLILSSAIGLKLIS, from the coding sequence ATGGCTTGGTTTATTTTAATTATAGCAGGTCTGTTCGAAACTTTTGCTGTTGCCATGATTAATCAATTGTCTGTAAAACAAAATTGGCAAACAGTTGTTTTAATAATTTTTGGGCTTGGATCAGCCCTTGGTCTTCTAAGTTATTCATTACAAACGATTACGATGGGAACAGGGTATGCAATTTGGACAGGGATTAGTGTTGTAGGCAGTTCCTTAGTTGGGATGTTTTATTTTGGAGAGTCAAAAAGTTGGAAGAGAATGCTCTTTATAACGCTGATATTAAGTTCTGCAATTGGATTAAAACTTATTTCATAG
- a CDS encoding DMT family transporter, which yields MNKNWIKLFVAAFLEVFWVIGLAHAYDFWTWTATAILIILSNYLMITVAQVLPAGTVYAVFVGLGAGGTVIAEILFFGEPFRWAKIFLIAVLLSGVIGLKLVTDNESDEVEEGGRS from the coding sequence ATGAATAAAAACTGGATTAAATTATTTGTTGCAGCCTTTTTAGAAGTTTTTTGGGTAATTGGATTAGCTCATGCATATGATTTTTGGACTTGGACTGCTACAGCCATTCTGATTATATTGAGCAATTATTTAATGATAACAGTAGCACAAGTACTGCCCGCTGGAACGGTTTACGCTGTTTTTGTTGGATTAGGTGCAGGTGGTACTGTTATTGCAGAAATTTTATTCTTCGGAGAACCATTCAGATGGGCGAAGATTTTTCTAATCGCAGTCCTGTTATCGGGAGTTATTGGCTTGAAATTAGTTACAGATAATGAAAGTGATGAGGTTGAGGAAGGGGGCAGATCGTAA
- a CDS encoding RluA family pseudouridine synthase, whose amino-acid sequence MKWTVTKQQEGLIIRSFLQREQKFSKRMIKHIVHGGGTIKVNGTPQTVRYELRAGDVVAVSPPDEKKGAMMIPEKMPLDIVYEDDAVLVINKSPGRAVIPSYQYTSGTIANGVLAHYEAQGLPYTFHVVTRLDRNTSGLMLIAKHRWSHSILSETQKAGIIKRSYFAVIEGHLQEKNETINAPIGRKEGSIIERTVTTGGKHAITHYSVLTEYDNHTLIHVELETGRTHQIRVHFSHFGHPLAGDNLYGGETNNIERQALHCHRLAFEHPFTGEWEEFTAELPNDMKPDKL is encoded by the coding sequence ATGAAGTGGACGGTAACCAAACAGCAGGAAGGCTTAATCATACGAAGCTTTTTACAGCGGGAGCAAAAATTTTCCAAGCGCATGATTAAGCATATCGTTCACGGCGGCGGGACAATAAAGGTGAATGGAACCCCTCAGACAGTCCGTTATGAATTGAGGGCAGGTGATGTGGTTGCTGTTTCACCTCCCGATGAGAAAAAAGGGGCCATGATGATTCCGGAAAAAATGCCGCTCGATATTGTGTATGAAGATGATGCGGTTCTGGTTATCAATAAATCACCCGGAAGGGCAGTCATCCCATCCTATCAGTATACGTCCGGCACGATTGCCAATGGGGTGCTGGCGCATTATGAAGCGCAAGGCCTTCCTTACACATTTCATGTCGTGACACGGCTTGACAGGAATACATCCGGCCTCATGCTGATTGCCAAGCATCGTTGGAGCCATTCGATCTTATCCGAGACTCAAAAGGCTGGAATAATCAAACGCAGTTATTTTGCCGTCATTGAAGGCCATTTGCAGGAAAAAAATGAAACCATCAATGCACCAATCGGGCGTAAAGAAGGTTCGATCATTGAGCGGACGGTTACCACCGGAGGCAAACATGCGATTACCCATTATTCGGTCTTAACGGAATATGATAACCACACACTTATTCATGTTGAGCTGGAAACCGGCCGTACCCATCAAATTCGTGTGCATTTTTCACATTTCGGACATCCGTTGGCAGGCGATAATCTGTACGGGGGAGAGACCAATAATATTGAACGTCAGGCTTTGCATTGTCACAGGTTAGCGTTTGAGCATCCATTCACGGGTGAGTGGGAGGAGTTCACCGCTGAATTGCCGAATGATATGAAACCGGACAAATTGTAG